From the genome of Bos taurus isolate L1 Dominette 01449 registration number 42190680 breed Hereford chromosome 2, ARS-UCD2.0, whole genome shotgun sequence, one region includes:
- the LOC613756 gene encoding LOW QUALITY PROTEIN: large ribosomal subunit protein eL20-like (The sequence of the model RefSeq protein was modified relative to this genomic sequence to represent the inferred CDS: inserted 1 base in 1 codon; substituted 1 base at 1 genomic stop codon), with product MKASGTLREYKVVGRCLLIRKCRMPPLYRMRIFAPNHVVANSRFWYFVSQLKMKKSSGEVVYCGQVFEKSPLRVKNFGIWLRYDSRSGTHDMYRQYRDLTTAGAVPQCXRHRARXHSIQIMKVEEIAASKCRRPAVKQFHDSKIKFPPPQCVLHRQHKPRFTTKRPNTFF from the exons ATGAAGGCCTCAGGGACGCTTCGAGAGTATAAGGTGGTGGGGCGCTGCCTGCTGATCCGCAAATGCCGCATGCCGCCCCTCTATCGCATGAGAATTTTTGCGCCGAATCATGTTGTTGCCAACTCCCGCTTCTGGTACTTTGTGTCTCAGTTGAAGATGAAGAAATCCTCGGGGGAAGTCGTCTACTGTGGACAGGTGTTCGAGAAATCTCCCCTGCGAGTGAAGAACTTCGGCATCTGGCTACGCTATGACTCCCGCAGCGGCACCCACGACATGTACCGGCAGTACCGGGACCTGACCACCGCTGGCGCCGTCCCCCAGTGTTAACGGCACCGAGCCC CCCACTCAATCCAGATCATGAAGGTGGAGGAGATCGCAGCCAGCAAGTGCCGCCGACCAGCGGTCAAGCAGTTCCACGACTCCAAGATCAAGTTCCCACCGCCCCAGTGCGTCCTCCATCGCCAGCACAAGCCACGCTTCACCACCAAGAGGCCCAACACCTTCTTTTAG